In Neochlamydia sp. AcF84, one genomic interval encodes:
- the gspE gene encoding type II secretion system ATPase GspE, producing MTEDKYITSGQMHSKKEAPKQNDDHNRHLALQFGMVIYNDLSSFRISKELIKKIPYTFAKKNFILPLQEDKERVLVVIADPLHLEALEELRFILNKTIKAAYCPKDVILASINDCYNLEHGEASEMLAHLTRGDERVEAEIEIYDLLDNSQHQAPIVKVINLILTEAIQQGASDIHFEPSENGLRVRYRIDGVLQARHSPAPDQQAQLLTRIKVMSRLDIAEHRLPQDGRLKLKMGRREIDFRVSTVPVSGGERIVMRILDKGNVILGLDKIGMPPNCYKDFRKLIAVPEGIILVTGPTGSGKTTTLYSAICEMYNDETNIMTIEDPVEYNLKGIAQIGVHPKIKLDFATGLRHILRQDPDIIMIGEIRDKETAEIAIQASLTGHLVLSTLHTNDAPSAITRLVDMGIEPYLLSSCIIGVLAQRLVRKICPHCKTFYTPTDQEIQNIGLKKEDLSEGHLFHGTGCQACYGSGYKGRHGIYELMLVNHAIKQQIVKSPDAVELRRVALHAGMMSLLSHGSLLTKQGITTVAEVLRTTRGVEEG from the coding sequence TATATAACCTCAGGCCAAATGCATTCAAAAAAAGAAGCGCCCAAGCAAAATGATGACCATAATCGCCATCTTGCTCTTCAATTTGGCATGGTTATTTATAATGATCTTTCCTCCTTTCGTATCTCTAAAGAACTAATTAAAAAAATCCCTTATACTTTTGCTAAGAAAAATTTTATCCTTCCTCTTCAAGAAGATAAAGAGAGGGTGTTAGTTGTTATAGCAGATCCCTTACACCTTGAAGCTTTGGAAGAACTCCGTTTTATTCTCAACAAGACAATCAAAGCCGCTTATTGCCCTAAAGATGTGATTCTTGCTTCGATCAACGATTGCTATAATTTAGAACATGGCGAAGCTTCAGAGATGCTCGCTCACCTCACGCGCGGTGATGAACGGGTAGAAGCTGAAATTGAAATATATGACCTTCTAGACAATAGCCAGCATCAAGCCCCTATCGTCAAAGTTATCAACTTAATTTTAACAGAAGCTATCCAACAAGGCGCCTCTGATATCCATTTTGAGCCTTCTGAAAATGGTTTACGCGTAAGATATCGCATCGATGGAGTCTTACAAGCTCGTCATAGTCCTGCTCCTGATCAGCAAGCTCAGCTGCTCACACGTATAAAGGTGATGTCTAGACTCGACATTGCTGAGCATAGGCTACCTCAGGACGGACGCCTCAAGCTAAAGATGGGACGCCGCGAGATTGATTTTCGCGTCAGCACAGTTCCTGTATCTGGCGGAGAGCGTATTGTCATGCGTATTCTTGATAAAGGCAATGTCATTTTAGGGCTAGATAAAATTGGCATGCCCCCTAATTGCTATAAGGACTTCAGAAAATTAATCGCCGTGCCCGAAGGCATTATACTTGTGACCGGGCCTACCGGAAGTGGTAAAACCACAACATTATATAGCGCTATTTGCGAGATGTATAATGATGAAACCAATATCATGACGATTGAAGATCCCGTAGAGTATAATTTGAAAGGGATCGCTCAAATAGGAGTCCATCCAAAAATCAAGTTAGATTTTGCTACAGGCTTACGGCATATCTTAAGGCAAGACCCAGACATCATTATGATTGGCGAAATCCGCGATAAAGAAACCGCAGAGATTGCTATTCAAGCTTCTCTTACCGGCCATCTTGTATTGAGTACCCTTCATACCAATGATGCTCCCTCTGCCATCACCCGTCTTGTCGATATGGGCATCGAGCCCTATTTGCTCTCCTCTTGTATTATTGGCGTACTAGCCCAACGTCTTGTACGCAAAATATGTCCTCATTGCAAAACTTTTTATACTCCTACAGATCAAGAAATACAAAATATAGGCTTAAAAAAAGAAGATTTATCGGAAGGGCATCTTTTCCATGGTACAGGCTGCCAGGCATGCTATGGTTCAGGATATAAAGGACGCCACGGTATTTATGAATTAATGCTTGTCAACCATGCCATCAAGCAGCAAATCGTTAAAAGCCCTGACGCGGTAGAGCTGCGAAGAGTGGCTTTACATGCAGGTATGATGAGCCTATTAAGTCATGGCAGCCTTCTAACTAAGCAAGGGATTACCACTGTCGCTGAAGTTTTGCGTACCACGCGTGGCGTTGAGGAGGGCTAA
- a CDS encoding type II secretion system F family protein has protein sequence MPLYSYEALDPLGKKRTGLIEAQTEKEAKEKLRSQGTMLKKLALRTTISKKQNLKGDVLLAFTLQLSQLVSAGVPLYESLLALEEQYRTDSCHRVILSLCEQIKAGQSLSQSMGNFPDSFDQLYCSMITAGEAVGALDIVLDKLSQLLQKQNKLKKQIITAMVYPAILAAFSFLIILMLLGFVVPSIEGIFVDRQLNGFTEFVLGMSRGFRSYWWIALPSALTGIIYLVHFLRSLQGRLWLERNLIKVPLLKTLIIQTCVARFCRTMGTLQQGGLPVINSLRISREVMHNIVLEEEVKKAEGKIIEGSSLSAELMHSRYIPKLVPRMLAVGEESGNATVMFNKVADIYENEIEKSLERVMALAQPVILIVMGTIIGVVLLAILLPLTDVSSLTM, from the coding sequence ATGCCCTTATATAGCTATGAAGCTCTTGACCCGTTGGGTAAAAAACGCACTGGATTGATTGAAGCGCAAACTGAAAAAGAAGCTAAGGAAAAACTGCGCAGCCAAGGCACTATGTTAAAAAAGCTTGCCTTGCGTACAACCATTTCTAAAAAGCAAAACCTCAAAGGTGATGTTCTTTTAGCTTTTACTTTACAGCTCTCTCAGCTAGTCAGTGCAGGAGTTCCTCTCTATGAAAGCTTATTAGCCTTAGAAGAGCAATACCGTACAGATTCCTGCCATCGCGTAATTTTAAGCCTTTGCGAGCAGATCAAGGCTGGCCAATCGCTTTCACAAAGTATGGGTAACTTCCCTGATAGCTTTGATCAACTTTATTGTTCAATGATCACGGCAGGCGAAGCTGTAGGAGCTTTAGATATAGTCCTGGACAAACTTAGTCAATTATTGCAAAAGCAAAATAAATTAAAGAAGCAGATTATTACCGCTATGGTCTACCCTGCTATCCTTGCTGCATTTTCATTTTTAATCATTCTTATGCTACTAGGGTTTGTTGTTCCTTCAATTGAGGGCATCTTTGTCGATCGCCAATTAAATGGCTTTACCGAATTTGTACTGGGAATGAGCAGAGGGTTCAGAAGTTACTGGTGGATTGCCCTACCTTCAGCCCTAACCGGGATTATCTATCTTGTTCACTTCTTACGTAGCCTCCAGGGTAGGCTCTGGCTTGAACGTAACCTGATCAAAGTTCCCTTGCTTAAAACGCTTATTATTCAAACCTGTGTAGCACGCTTTTGCCGCACCATGGGAACTTTACAGCAAGGAGGACTGCCCGTCATCAACTCTTTGCGCATTTCGCGTGAAGTGATGCATAATATTGTGCTAGAAGAAGAGGTAAAAAAGGCAGAAGGAAAGATTATTGAAGGAAGTTCTCTAAGTGCTGAACTCATGCACTCTCGTTACATCCCTAAGCTAGTTCCTCGCATGCTAGCAGTAGGTGAAGAATCAGGCAATGCGACTGTCATGTTTAATAAAGTGGCAGATATATATGAAAATGAGATAGAAAAGTCACTAGAGCGGGTAATGGCGCTTGCACAACCTGTAATATTAATTGTGATGGGAACTATTATTGGTGTCGTGCTATTAGCTATTTTGCTTCCCTTAACAGACGTAAGTTCATTGACTATGTAA
- a CDS encoding type II secretion system GspH family protein — translation MKFYVLKKRYITLIEIMIVMFLIALIAGVITYNYRGSLDEGKAFKTRAAMDKIETILNLSAAEDPALLDHLDSEWKKVIIASPLVKNPDDLIKDGWGHEFRVTSENNAIHVSSDKYNEYKRSHATLFKK, via the coding sequence ATGAAATTCTATGTGTTAAAAAAAAGATATATTACTCTAATCGAAATTATGATTGTTATGTTTTTGATTGCCTTAATAGCGGGGGTTATTACTTACAACTACCGAGGGAGCTTAGATGAAGGCAAAGCTTTTAAAACGCGAGCGGCAATGGACAAAATTGAAACAATTTTAAATTTGAGTGCCGCTGAAGATCCTGCTTTGTTAGATCACTTAGATTCTGAATGGAAGAAAGTAATCATTGCCTCTCCTTTAGTAAAAAATCCTGACGATCTGATCAAAGATGGCTGGGGGCACGAATTTAGAGTCACTTCTGAAAATAATGCCATCCATGTCTCCTCGGATAAATATAACGAATATAAAAGAAGCCATGCGACCTTATTCAAAAAGTAA